In the genome of Fulvivirga maritima, one region contains:
- a CDS encoding T9SS type A sorting domain-containing protein, translating to MKSLLSVVFVALSLSVAAQNVVLFENFEGTINGWSKSITEENLSDNEWFIISGLSSSLSSGVRCIAVSGNNGATNMYNNVTSDHSAYITPNWPADPASHDINLRYDVRCQGTVVLGIEVDYLRVFLVDMAQITSPDPPTVSNLNVSNSIELRDYAAEGANWFRESYPLTTAQKNFIASSPGNVAVVFNWVNNNVTRVNPPAAIDNVTIISTPNTPQPLNGTYEVGKITNNDFLTISSAVSYLNTYGLSGNVEFLLTDETYDAYFETLPYVIGNGTATPFTGAGTHNITFKPAIGITPEVTGSGYITDRGLFNINAVSNITIDGSNVVGGTSRDLTIFANDASANNRVAVLIGARDEINAISNITVKNSILRSNSATQGYGVIAAHYTNLTEGRFNNIYITNNEFYTGREAIHIDGLDRDGGGGYTTNSRATNIFTENNIINGAGANAIRERGIHYLGVDNGTISNNVVGNLLSTDDFNDFGIMVDKNSKNITVAANEVFNITYTGSTTNAFSGHGIGVNSGLTNANVILKNNVIHGISGYGSSATTPGSILSNPAAILLGIGGQTGTNLTYTQSGYEIYNNSISLYGDALRHVQATSFGVAVANNTVGVSLESNVIRNTLGGNSSLSGRARAIGVYGQSASGQFSTIDYNNHFINAGTTRTFNYIGAFGAYSNLNTNATTTMANWRTATAGREASSIAADPGYTSTSNLVPDVTNSNSWNIHGMAKHNAKVADDFNGVARPASVSDGTPDMGAYEFELTRGGASTPPVVNIAGPLTTATPYTFLVNQRSWITITFLPGSDIPSNLALRMFSGDWPANPIDYSISNFYFELVDTFAGTPNYNFTMIMHYDDAYLGTVGDPGLVTTMISSSPDGSEWSSGVAVHNDAANTVTLAGLSNFGFFTMSSNINPLPVELIRFGGKQEKDHLVFEWATASEINNAGFIIQRYVAETKSWIDIGKVAGNGTVPDRSDYEFIDERPMSGSHIYRLLQEDYDGAINEAAITTVDFIHSDPIHVYPNPAHAELNIVNQHAEEAYIQILSTKGNIVTEKIIPPYQKTALDVSSLAQGIYVLKVQMSSFSYQQSFSKMD from the coding sequence ATGAAGTCACTATTATCTGTCGTTTTTGTAGCGTTGAGTTTGTCTGTGGCGGCGCAGAATGTAGTATTATTTGAGAATTTTGAAGGGACGATAAATGGATGGTCTAAATCTATTACTGAAGAGAATCTTTCCGATAATGAATGGTTTATTATTAGTGGTCTGAGTAGTTCTTTAAGCTCTGGGGTAAGGTGTATAGCTGTTTCAGGTAATAATGGAGCAACTAATATGTATAATAACGTAACATCTGATCATTCGGCTTATATAACGCCTAATTGGCCGGCAGATCCAGCTTCCCACGATATAAATCTGCGGTATGATGTTAGATGCCAGGGTACCGTTGTTTTAGGAATAGAAGTTGATTATCTACGTGTGTTTTTAGTGGATATGGCTCAAATAACTAGTCCGGATCCACCTACAGTTTCTAATTTGAATGTATCAAACTCTATAGAATTACGAGATTATGCAGCCGAAGGTGCTAATTGGTTCAGAGAGAGTTATCCCTTAACTACCGCTCAAAAGAACTTTATAGCATCTTCTCCGGGTAATGTAGCTGTAGTTTTTAATTGGGTGAATAATAATGTCACCAGAGTAAACCCTCCGGCAGCTATAGATAATGTCACTATTATCTCTACCCCAAATACACCTCAGCCCTTAAATGGCACTTACGAAGTAGGTAAGATAACTAACAATGATTTTTTAACAATAAGCAGTGCAGTTAGCTATCTTAATACTTATGGTTTGTCTGGTAATGTCGAGTTTCTCCTAACTGATGAAACTTATGACGCTTATTTTGAAACCTTACCCTATGTGATAGGCAATGGTACGGCGACTCCATTTACTGGTGCAGGTACACATAATATTACCTTTAAACCGGCTATAGGTATAACTCCAGAAGTTACAGGTTCAGGATACATTACCGATAGAGGCCTATTTAATATTAATGCTGTAAGTAATATCACTATTGATGGTTCTAATGTGGTGGGAGGCACTTCTAGAGATCTTACTATTTTCGCTAATGATGCAAGTGCTAATAATCGTGTAGCGGTTTTAATTGGTGCAAGAGATGAAATCAATGCTATTTCTAATATTACGGTAAAGAATTCTATACTTAGATCCAATAGTGCCACCCAGGGATATGGAGTGATAGCAGCACATTATACTAATTTAACTGAGGGGAGATTTAATAATATTTATATCACCAATAATGAATTTTATACCGGAAGAGAGGCGATTCACATAGATGGTTTGGATAGAGATGGAGGGGGAGGCTACACTACCAACAGTAGAGCTACTAATATCTTCACAGAAAACAATATTATAAATGGTGCTGGAGCTAATGCTATTCGGGAGCGCGGGATTCATTATTTGGGAGTGGATAACGGTACTATTTCTAATAATGTAGTGGGTAATTTATTATCTACGGATGATTTTAATGATTTCGGGATTATGGTGGATAAGAATAGTAAAAACATTACAGTCGCAGCTAACGAAGTCTTTAATATTACTTATACAGGGTCAACTACGAATGCTTTTTCTGGTCATGGTATTGGGGTAAATAGTGGACTTACTAATGCTAATGTAATATTAAAAAATAACGTTATTCATGGAATCAGTGGTTATGGAAGTAGTGCAACCACTCCTGGATCAATTCTTTCAAATCCAGCAGCTATTTTATTGGGTATAGGGGGGCAAACAGGAACTAATCTGACCTATACTCAAAGTGGCTATGAAATATATAATAACTCTATTTCATTATATGGTGATGCTTTACGTCATGTGCAGGCCACTTCTTTTGGTGTGGCTGTAGCCAATAATACTGTAGGGGTAAGTTTAGAGAGTAATGTGATAAGGAATACGCTGGGCGGCAATTCGTCTCTTTCGGGGAGGGCTCGGGCAATAGGAGTTTATGGGCAATCGGCTAGCGGGCAATTTTCAACCATTGATTACAATAACCATTTCATTAATGCCGGAACTACACGTACTTTTAATTACATAGGCGCTTTTGGGGCTTATAGTAATCTTAATACGAATGCGACTACAACCATGGCCAACTGGCGAACTGCTACCGCCGGACGGGAAGCCTCTTCAATTGCTGCTGACCCGGGGTATACTAGTACTAGTAACCTTGTGCCTGACGTTACAAATTCTAACAGTTGGAATATTCATGGAATGGCCAAGCACAATGCTAAGGTTGCCGATGACTTTAATGGGGTGGCAAGACCTGCCTCAGTAAGTGATGGTACTCCTGATATGGGGGCTTATGAGTTTGAATTGACTAGAGGAGGTGCTTCTACTCCTCCGGTGGTTAATATAGCGGGGCCTTTAACTACTGCTACTCCTTATACTTTTTTGGTTAATCAGAGGAGTTGGATAACTATTACCTTTCTTCCTGGCTCTGATATTCCATCTAATTTAGCCTTACGTATGTTCAGTGGAGATTGGCCTGCGAATCCTATTGACTACTCTATCAGTAATTTTTACTTCGAGTTGGTTGATACCTTTGCTGGTACACCTAATTATAATTTCACCATGATCATGCATTATGATGATGCCTATTTGGGTACCGTTGGTGACCCTGGGTTGGTTACAACTATGATTTCTTCTTCTCCTGATGGCTCAGAATGGTCTTCTGGTGTTGCTGTTCATAACGATGCTGCTAATACAGTGACCTTGGCAGGACTTTCAAATTTTGGGTTTTTTACAATGAGCTCTAATATTAATCCTCTACCTGTTGAGCTCATTCGTTTTGGAGGAAAACAAGAAAAGGATCATTTAGTGTTTGAATGGGCCACAGCATCGGAGATTAATAATGCTGGTTTTATTATCCAGAGATATGTTGCAGAGACAAAAAGCTGGATAGATATTGGTAAGGTTGCAGGAAATGGCACTGTGCCTGATCGTAGTGATTATGAATTTATAGATGAAAGGCCAATGTCCGGAAGCCATATTTATCGTTTACTGCAGGAAGATTACGATGGTGCTATTAATGAAGCTGCTATAACTACGGTAGATTTTATTCACTCAGATCCTATTCATGTATACCCTAACCCTGCTCATGCTGAGCTTAACATTGTAAATCAGCACGCAGAGGAGGCTTATATTCAAATTCTGTCTACCAAGGGAAATATTGTAACTGAAAAAATAATACCTCCTTATCAGAAAACAGCATTAGATGTCTCCTCTCTGGCTCAGGGCATTTATGTATTAAAAGTGCAGATGTCTTCTTTCAGTTATCAGCAATCATTTAGTAAAATGGATTAA
- a CDS encoding cold-shock protein: MQEGTVKFFNSTKGFGFIKPSDSSEDIFVHESGLIDDIRENDKVKFDVEKGRKGMNAVNVELID, from the coding sequence ATGCAAGAAGGAACAGTAAAATTCTTTAATAGTACCAAGGGTTTTGGTTTTATTAAGCCATCAGATTCAAGTGAAGATATTTTTGTACACGAAAGTGGACTTATTGACGATATACGTGAAAACGACAAAGTAAAATTTGATGTTGAGAAAGGAAGAAAAGGAATGAACGCTGTTAATGTAGAGCTAATTGACTAA
- a CDS encoding DEAD/DEAH box helicase: protein MNNIRTKRKRNGGFSKTNASRPNGRRNGKKKAVSSIDPNSLVKKAVKKEESRYVPTRSFDEMPLNVNLKANIYEKGFSHPTQIQDQTLELLLEGRDMVGIANTGTGKTGAFLIPIINQLLDNPKGSKALVVVPTRELAVQVEDEFRSLTKKLGLYVSSFIGGTNVGKDMSQLRRRNHVIIGTPGRLIDLINREALKMNELTTLVLDEFDRMLDMGFVNDIKKMVNLMHNRKQTMLFSATIDNTQKSLIKMLLNNPVEVKVSSGKTTSDHIDQDVIHVPEGEDKFKMLLNLIDDKEFEKVLVFAETKRMADKVAKKLNQSGLKADQIHGNKSQNYRMKALNRFKKGDVQVLVATDVAARGIDVSDVTHVINYQLPMNFDSYVHRIGRTGRGGKSGKAFTFIDPSDN, encoded by the coding sequence ATGAATAATATTAGAACTAAAAGAAAGAGAAACGGCGGTTTCTCTAAAACCAACGCTTCAAGACCTAACGGTAGAAGGAATGGTAAGAAAAAAGCGGTTTCTTCTATTGATCCTAATTCGTTGGTGAAGAAGGCTGTGAAGAAAGAAGAAAGCAGGTATGTGCCTACTCGTAGTTTTGATGAAATGCCTTTGAACGTAAATCTAAAGGCTAATATATATGAGAAAGGATTTAGTCATCCTACACAGATTCAGGATCAGACTTTAGAGCTTTTGCTAGAGGGTAGAGATATGGTAGGGATTGCCAATACAGGTACAGGTAAAACTGGAGCATTTCTTATTCCTATTATTAATCAGTTATTAGATAACCCAAAAGGATCTAAGGCATTAGTAGTAGTGCCTACAAGAGAGCTGGCTGTGCAGGTAGAAGATGAATTTAGATCTTTAACTAAGAAGTTGGGATTGTACGTGTCTAGTTTTATTGGTGGTACTAATGTAGGCAAAGACATGTCTCAATTAAGGAGAAGGAACCATGTAATAATTGGTACCCCTGGCCGTTTGATCGACTTGATCAACAGAGAGGCTCTCAAAATGAATGAGCTTACCACTTTGGTATTAGATGAGTTCGATAGAATGTTGGACATGGGGTTTGTTAATGATATAAAGAAAATGGTTAATCTGATGCATAATAGAAAGCAGACTATGCTTTTCTCTGCTACGATTGATAATACTCAAAAGTCGTTAATAAAAATGCTTTTGAATAACCCTGTAGAAGTAAAGGTGAGTAGTGGTAAAACTACCAGTGATCATATTGATCAGGATGTGATCCATGTGCCAGAGGGAGAAGATAAATTCAAAATGCTTTTGAATCTTATAGATGATAAAGAGTTTGAAAAAGTTTTAGTATTTGCCGAAACTAAAAGAATGGCAGATAAGGTGGCTAAGAAATTGAATCAGTCCGGTTTAAAGGCTGATCAAATACATGGAAACAAGTCACAAAATTATAGAATGAAAGCCCTCAATAGATTTAAAAAGGGCGACGTACAAGTGTTAGTAGCTACTGATGTAGCAGCTAGAGGAATTGACGTGAGTGATGTAACTCATGTAATAAATTACCAGCTGCCTATGAATTTTGATAGCTACGTACATAGAATAGGACGAACAGGACGTGGAGGTAAATCCGGTAAGGCTTTTACTTTTATAGACCCGTCTGATAATTAA
- a CDS encoding fatty acid desaturase family protein has translation MISLFFVPLIIVNTGLVTSLWMLIAMYVLASFGMSGIGMGVMHDAIHGAYSRNRKINKYMGYTMNLIGANASIWKIQHNVLHHTYTNIEEADDDINAPFFLRFSPHAKRYKVHRFQHLYIWFFYGLSTLSWITVKDFIRLHRYRKMGFFGSKTEYRRQIAKVIAWKLVYYSYVLVLPMIMVPLAPWTILLAFFIMHFITGLAITTVFQTAHVMPSTAFPLPDENGIIASDWSIHQLATTSNFSPKSRFFSWLIGGLNFQIEHHLLPNICHVHYKKLSKIVAETAKEYGIPYHTKRTFVAAIWDHVKMLRQLGKMEMVPVQHSKTPMPGK, from the coding sequence ATGATTTCGTTGTTCTTTGTGCCACTAATTATTGTGAATACCGGCCTTGTTACAAGTCTGTGGATGCTTATTGCTATGTATGTTTTGGCCTCATTTGGTATGTCAGGTATAGGAATGGGAGTAATGCATGATGCTATTCATGGAGCGTATAGCCGAAATAGAAAGATAAATAAATACATGGGGTACACTATGAATCTGATAGGGGCTAATGCTTCTATATGGAAGATTCAGCATAATGTGCTGCACCATACATATACTAATATAGAAGAAGCAGATGATGATATTAATGCGCCGTTTTTCCTGAGGTTTTCACCTCATGCTAAACGTTATAAGGTGCATCGCTTTCAGCATTTGTATATCTGGTTTTTTTATGGTCTTTCTACATTATCATGGATTACTGTAAAGGACTTTATAAGATTACATAGATATAGAAAAATGGGCTTTTTTGGCTCAAAGACTGAGTATAGGAGACAGATAGCTAAAGTTATAGCATGGAAATTGGTGTATTATTCTTATGTGCTGGTATTACCTATGATCATGGTGCCATTGGCTCCCTGGACGATACTTTTAGCATTTTTCATCATGCACTTTATTACAGGATTAGCAATTACTACTGTCTTTCAGACAGCGCATGTAATGCCTAGTACAGCTTTTCCTTTACCTGATGAAAACGGAATTATAGCTAGTGACTGGTCTATTCATCAGTTGGCTACTACAAGCAATTTTTCACCCAAAAGTAGGTTTTTCTCGTGGCTGATAGGAGGGCTTAATTTTCAAATTGAGCATCATTTATTACCGAATATTTGTCACGTTCACTATAAGAAATTATCGAAAATAGTAGCTGAGACTGCCAAGGAGTATGGTATACCTTATCATACTAAAAGAACCTTTGTAGCCGCTATTTGGGATCATGTGAAAATGCTTAGGCAGTTAGGTAAAATGGAGATGGTGCCCGTGCAACATAGTAAAACACCTATGCCTGGAAAATAG
- a CDS encoding protein-disulfide reductase DsbD family protein has protein sequence MKHLLVAFLCIVANISFGQILKPVKWNFQIEDQKERSATLVFTANIDEGWHVYSQFIEDGGPIPTSFHFDESEDYTLKGKVEEVSKVIKGFDKTFEMDIAWFENKAVFKQNIEFQKSPVQVKGYLEFMVCDDHQCLPPTEIEFDFNVTGAPKAASPVAETPKEKVEQPKVLKEETESTPKIAQTDEVKPAEEKETEEVEEDTTAVDSVVEVEETEVAKTDVAKVEKGDVPEEDNSLWAIFVAGFIGGLAAIFMPCIFPMLPLTVSYFTKQASKGSGVGKALIYALSIIVIYVVLGLIVTVIFGASALNALSTNGIFNIVFFLLLVVFAASFFGAFEITLPTSWSNKLDSKADRGGMIGIFFMAATLAIVSFSCTGPIIGALLVQAANMGELMGPAVGMFGFSLALAIPFALFAMFPSWMQALPKSGGWLNSVKVVLGFLEMALALKFLSNVDLAYHWEWFDREVFLVLWIVIFGMMGLYLIGKIKFAHDSPLNYLSFPRLALAVVTFSFTLYLVPGLWGAPLSAVAAFLPPQHTQDFDLYTASLNPVAHSSSSDDNEPRKYGDKFHAPLGLKPFYDYEQGLAYAKKVGKPVMIDFTGHACVNCRKMEASVWPEAQVYNKIANDYVLIQLYVDDKSKLAEEDQFYSEYSKKDIETIGGKWSDLQASVYNANSQPFYVLLSPEEELLAKPVGAVYDADEYAAFLNAGLEKYKESK, from the coding sequence ATGAAACACCTATTAGTAGCGTTTTTATGTATTGTAGCTAATATATCTTTTGGTCAGATTTTGAAACCAGTAAAATGGAATTTTCAAATTGAGGATCAGAAGGAGCGCTCAGCTACGCTAGTCTTTACAGCTAATATAGACGAGGGCTGGCACGTTTATTCTCAGTTCATTGAGGATGGAGGTCCTATACCTACATCATTTCACTTTGATGAATCTGAAGATTATACTTTAAAAGGTAAAGTGGAAGAGGTTTCAAAGGTTATCAAGGGCTTTGATAAAACTTTTGAAATGGATATTGCCTGGTTTGAAAACAAAGCTGTATTTAAGCAAAATATAGAATTTCAAAAGTCTCCTGTACAGGTAAAAGGCTATTTGGAGTTTATGGTCTGTGATGATCATCAATGTTTGCCTCCTACAGAAATAGAATTTGATTTTAACGTAACCGGGGCACCTAAAGCAGCTAGCCCTGTGGCTGAAACACCTAAAGAGAAGGTAGAACAGCCTAAGGTTTTAAAAGAAGAGACAGAGTCTACACCTAAAATAGCTCAAACTGATGAAGTAAAGCCGGCGGAGGAAAAGGAAACAGAAGAGGTTGAAGAAGATACTACTGCTGTTGATTCTGTAGTGGAGGTAGAAGAGACTGAGGTTGCTAAAACTGATGTAGCAAAAGTAGAGAAAGGGGATGTGCCTGAAGAAGATAACTCTCTATGGGCCATTTTTGTGGCAGGTTTTATAGGAGGTTTGGCTGCTATATTCATGCCTTGTATATTCCCTATGTTGCCTTTAACGGTGAGTTACTTTACTAAACAGGCTTCCAAAGGATCAGGTGTGGGTAAAGCTTTAATTTATGCTTTATCAATCATCGTTATTTATGTGGTGCTAGGGCTTATTGTCACTGTGATATTTGGAGCTTCGGCACTCAATGCGTTATCTACTAATGGTATTTTTAATATAGTATTCTTCTTATTATTGGTGGTTTTTGCAGCATCATTCTTTGGTGCATTCGAAATCACTTTACCTACCAGCTGGAGTAATAAATTAGATAGCAAGGCTGATCGAGGAGGTATGATTGGTATCTTTTTTATGGCAGCTACATTAGCTATTGTTTCATTTTCATGTACAGGTCCAATAATAGGTGCTTTACTAGTGCAGGCAGCTAATATGGGAGAGTTAATGGGGCCTGCAGTAGGTATGTTTGGTTTTTCATTGGCACTGGCTATACCATTTGCCTTATTTGCTATGTTCCCTTCATGGATGCAGGCTTTGCCTAAATCTGGAGGCTGGCTTAATAGTGTGAAAGTAGTCTTAGGCTTTTTAGAGATGGCTCTGGCGTTGAAATTTTTGTCTAATGTAGACCTGGCTTATCACTGGGAGTGGTTTGATCGTGAAGTATTTCTAGTGCTTTGGATCGTTATATTTGGAATGATGGGCTTATACCTCATTGGTAAGATAAAATTTGCTCATGATAGTCCATTAAATTACCTGTCGTTCCCGAGGTTAGCTTTGGCTGTTGTTACTTTTTCATTTACACTTTATCTGGTTCCGGGGTTATGGGGAGCTCCATTAAGTGCTGTAGCAGCATTTTTACCACCTCAACATACTCAGGACTTTGATTTATACACAGCATCCCTTAATCCTGTAGCACATTCAAGCTCTTCAGATGATAATGAGCCCAGGAAATATGGCGATAAGTTTCATGCTCCATTAGGCTTAAAGCCGTTTTATGATTATGAACAAGGACTTGCATATGCGAAAAAGGTAGGGAAGCCTGTAATGATTGATTTTACCGGCCATGCTTGTGTGAACTGTAGGAAAATGGAAGCTTCCGTATGGCCAGAAGCTCAGGTATATAATAAAATAGCTAATGACTATGTGCTTATTCAGCTCTATGTAGATGATAAGAGTAAACTGGCTGAGGAAGATCAGTTTTATTCTGAATACAGTAAAAAAGATATTGAAACAATAGGAGGTAAGTGGAGTGATCTCCAGGCTTCTGTGTATAATGCTAATTCTCAGCCTTTCTATGTGCTGCTTTCACCTGAGGAGGAACTATTGGCTAAGCCTGTAGGGGCAGTGTATGATGCTGATGAGTACGCTGCTTTTCTAAACGCTGGATTAGAAAAGTATAAAGAGAGTAAGTAA